aagcgggcaggttttTGGGCAGCCAGACCTCACTAGTCGCAGGATTTAatctgtagagagaggggagaaagaggtcaaggcgtagggtagatctgtgtgagtgagaccagtggactcattaggctgagtggatgagaccagtaaactcaataggctgagtggatgagaccagtggacgagacaggctgagtggatgagaccagtggactcaacaggctgagtggatgagaccagtaaactcaataggctgagtggatgagaccagtaaactcaataggctgagtggatgagaccagtaaaCTCAATAGGCTttgtggatgagaccagtggactcaataggctgagtggatgagaccagtaaactcaataggctgagtggatgagaccagtggactcaataggctgagtggatgagaccagtggactcaataggctgagtggatgagaccagtggactcaataggctgagtggatgagaccagtggactcaataggctgagtggatgagaccagtggaaactcaataggctgagtggatgagaccagtggactcaataggctgagtggatgagaccagtggaaactcaataggctgagtggatgagaccagtggaactcaataggctgagtggatgagaccagtggactcaataggctgagtggatgagaccagtaaactcaataggctgagtggatgagaccagtggagATGAGACCAGTCAAAggctgagtggatgagaccagtaaactaggctgagtggatgagaccagtggactcaataggctgagtggatgagaccagtggactcaataggctgagtggatgagaccagtggactcaataggctgagtggatgagaccagtggactcaataggctgagtggatgagaccagtaaactcaataggctgagtggatgagaccagtaaactcaataggctgagtggatgagaccagtaaactcaataggctgagtggatgagaccagtaaaCTCAATAGGCTttgtggatgagaccagtggactcaataggctgagtggatgagaccagtaaaCTCAATTggctgagtggatgagaccagtaaaCTCAATAGGCTttgtggatgagaccagtggactcaataggctgagtggatgagaccagtggactcaataggctgagtgaatgagaccagtaaactcaataggctgagtggatgagaccagtaaactcaataggctgagtggatgagaccagtaaactcaataggctgagtggatgagaccagtaaaCTTAATAGGCTttgtggatgagaccagtggactcaataggctgagtggatgagaccagtggactcaataggctgagtggatgagaccagtaaactcaataggctgagtggatgagaccagtggactcaataggctgagtggatgagaccagtggactcaataggctgaggggatgagaccagtggactcaataggctgagtggatgagaccagtggactcaataggctgaggggatgagaccagtggactcaataggctgagtggatgagaccagtggatgagaccagtggacaataggctgagtggatgagaccagtggactcaataggctgagtggatgagaccagtggactcagggCTGAGgggatgagaccagtggactcaataggctgagtggatgagaccagtggactcaataggctgagggatgagaccagtggactcaataggctgagtggatgagaccagtggactcaataggctgaggggatgagaccagtggactcaataggctgagtggatgagaccagtggatgagaccagtggactcaataggctgagtggatgagaccagtggactcaataggctgaggggatgagaccagtggactcaataggctgagtggatgagaccagtggactcaataggctgagtggatgagaccagtggactcaataggctgaggctggatgagaccagtggactcaataggctggaCTCAATAGgggatgagaccagtggactcaataggctgagtggatgagaccagtggactcaataggctgaggggatgagaccagtggactcaataggctgagtggatgagaccagtggactcaataggctgagtggatgagaccagtggactcaataggctgagtggatgagaccagtggactcaggctgaggggatgagaccagtggactcaataggctgagtggatgagaccagtaaactcaataggctgagtggatgagaccagtggactcaataggctgagtggatgagaccagtggactcaataggctgagtggatgagaccagtggactcaataggctgagtggatgagaccagtaaactcaataggctgagtggatgAGAGTTTTATGTTGAGACGATCTAGTCCGGAGTAAACAGTGTTATAATTTGGAGCTTTAATTTAGGTCTCTCTGTTTAACCAAATACTCTGTTTGTCTTTggcaggagagagaccagactctCACTCTGACAGCGGGAAGAGTCCTTCAGGGGAACCAGACTCAGAGACGCCCAAACCAGCGAGACgacaccactgctcccagtgtaatAAGAGTTTTAAGTGGTTATGGAAGCTGAAAGAGcatgacagaacacacacaggagaaaagccttaccaATGCTCTCAGTGTGGAAAAGGTTTTACCAACTTAGGGAACCTAAAAAACATGCAAAATTACACACCGGAGAGAAGCCTTTCCAATGCTCCCAGTGTGGGAAGGGTTTTACACGGCTAGGGAACCTGAAGGACCATAAAagagtacacacaggagagaaacctttccaatgctcccagtgtggaaatgGGTTTACTCAGTTAGGGAACCTGAAAAGGCATGAGAGAacccacacaggagagagaactttccaatgttcccagtgtggaaagagtttcacACGGTTATGGAGCCTGAAAGAACATCAAatagttcacacaggagagaaacctttccaatgctcccagtgtggaaagggttttaTTCTGTTAGGGAACTTGAAGAAGCATGAGcgaacacacagaggagagaagcttttccaatgttcccagtgtggaaagagttttacacGGCTAGGGAGCCTGAAAGCTCATGAAaggatacacacaggggagacatCTTACAATTGCTCTCTGTGTGGAAAGAAATTTACCAAGTTAAAGAACCTAAAAAAACATGTAAAattacacacaggagagaaacctttccaATGCACCCAATGTGGAAAGAGCTTTACACGGTTGGGAAACCTGAAGGATCATaaaagaatacacacaggagagaagcctttccaatgttcccagtgtggaagGAGTTTTACACGGCTAGGAAACCTGAAGGACCATCAAATAatgcacacaggagagaagcctttccaatgttcccagtgtggaagtggttttacccagttagggaacttgaaaaggcatgagagaacccacacaggacagagaactttccaatgttcccagtgtggaaagagttttgcaCAGTTAGGGAGCCTGAAAGAACATAAAatagttcaca
This portion of the Oncorhynchus nerka isolate Pitt River unplaced genomic scaffold, Oner_Uvic_2.0 unplaced_scaffold_2391, whole genome shotgun sequence genome encodes:
- the LOC135567201 gene encoding gastrula zinc finger protein XlCGF57.1-like; translation: MLSVWKRFYQLREPKKHAKLHTGEKPFQCSQCGKGFTRLGNLKDHKRVHTGEKPFQCSQCGNGFTQLGNLKRHERTHTGERTFQCSQCGKSFTRLWSLKEHQIVHTGEKPFQCSQCGKGFILLGNLKKHERTHRGEKLFQCSQCGKSFTRLGSLKAHERIHTGETSYNCSLCGKKFTKLKNLKKHVKLHTGEKPFQCTQCGKSFTRLGNLKDHKRIHTGEKPFQCSQCGRSFTRLGNLKDHQIMHTGEKPFQCSQCGSGFTQLGNLKRHERTHTGQRTFQCSQCGKSFAQLGSLKEHKIVHTGEKPFQCSQCGKVFTLLGNLKKHERIHTGEKPFQCSQCGNSFKSLGSLKEHERTHTGETSYHCSMCGKDFTKLGNLKKHIQLHTGEKPFQCTQCGKGFTRLGNLKDHKLIHTGEKPFQCSQCGKGFTQIGNLKRHERTHTVLTMTPGVGTSSENRTENRKKQCFIEEQKQNWERK